A single Schistocerca piceifrons isolate TAMUIC-IGC-003096 chromosome 6, iqSchPice1.1, whole genome shotgun sequence DNA region contains:
- the LOC124803396 gene encoding facilitated trehalose transporter Tret1-like: MASEKPVAGVATQFLGAFVANLISLNTGYVVGWSAVAIPVLENNGTANDTAPLDRPLNKDESSWVATVLFIAWIVGPAACSFISQRWGYKVAGYLVGTISAMAGVIIMLAPSLATMLVGRVLTGFAAGCTPVVTTTYITEAAQEHIRGAVGTFFGLLFNGGILIAYLMGAVASYQIVCAMAVILPIVYLLGFFFLPESPQYLLSKGRDGDAVKSLRWFRAAGHNVSQELEQLRSNLDSGASENGGRGLSVVQFFKDRTCRLGFITVVMIILNQQFAGVTIALNYLVQMFSATGNSSTAAWSAVVVGALQFLATFVSSALVDRAGRRPLLMATNGGMAACLLALGGYSFAQDRGSDVASIWWLPVAAMSLLLFLNAIGVGPLFFVIVNELFAPEAAPVGVSIGLGCQMLVATFVMKSYVILVDWLQLYGCYWFFSTCCLLSNVYIFFFLPETKNRPISEILRDLRRERRSKNEGAEKYDQVSTKESHNQVA; this comes from the coding sequence CTAACCTCATATCGCTGAACACTGGTTACGTCGTCGGGTGGTCGGCTGTGGCTATCCCTGTTCTGGAGAACAACGGGACAGCCAACGATACCGCTCCGCTGGATCGGCCGCTGAATAAAGACGAATCATCATGGGTGGCGACGGTCCTCTTCATTGCTTGGATCGTGGGCCCTGCAGCTTGCAGCTTCATAAGCCAGCGCTGGGGTTACAAGGTCGCCGGTTATCTGGTGGGTACCATTTCGGCCATGGCCGGAGTGATCATCATGCTGGCGCCATCACTGGCCACCATGCTGGTGGGACGAGTCTTGACTGGATTTGCTGCCGGCTGTACACCTGTGGTCACCACGACATACATAACCGAGGCGGCACAGGAACATATACGGGGCGCTGTCGGAACTTTCTTTGGGCTCCTCTTCAATGGTGGTATTCTGATCGCTTACCTCATGGGCGCCGTAGCCTCGTACCAAATCGTTTGTGCTATGGCCGTCATCTTGCCAATTGTGTACCTACTGGGGTTCTTTTTCCTGCCCGAATCACCACAGTATCTGCTGTCCAAGGGTAGAGACGGCGACGCTGTCAAGTCCTTGAGATGGTTCCGCGCTGCCGGCCACAACGTCAGTCAGGAGCTGGAACAGCTGCGGTCGAATCTCGACAGTGGGGCGTCGGAAAACGGGGGGAGAGGGCTTTCGGTGGTCCAGTTCTTCAAGGACAGGACGTGCCGCCTCGGCTTCATTACCGTCGTCATGATCATCCTCAACCAGCAGTTCGCTGGGGTTACGATAGCTCTGAACTACTTAGTGCAGATGTTCTCCGCAACCGGCAACAGTTCGACAGCGGCCTGGTCAGCCGTAGTGGTTGGCGCCCTGCAGTTTCTGGCGACCTTCGTATCCTCCGCTCTGGTGGACCGGGCTGGGCGTCGCCCACTCCTGATGGCCACCAACGGCGGGATGGCCGCCTGCCTGCTCGCCCTGGGCGGCTACTCCTTCGCCCAGGACCGCGGATCGGACGTGGCTTCTATCTGGTGGCTGCCTGTGGCCGCCATGTCGCTGCTGCTCTTTCTCAACGCCATAGGCGTCGGCCCGCTGTTCTTCGTGATCGTCAACGAGCTGTTCGCTCCAGAGGCCGCACCGGTTGGCGTCTCCATCGGCCTCGGTTGCCAGATGCTGGTCGCCACCTTCGTCATGAAGTCGTATGTCATACTCGTCGACTGGTTGCAGCTCTACGGCTGCTACTGGTTCTTCAGCACTTGTTGTCTCCTCAGTAACGTGTACATATTCTTTTTCCTACCGGAGACAAAGAATCGTCCCATCAGTGAAATTCTTCGAGATCTAAGGAGAGAGCGGAGAAGTAAGAATGAAGGCGCGGAAAAGTACGATCAGGTGTCTACGAAGGAGAGTCATAACCAAGTTGCATAG